The Pseudoxanthomonas sp. SL93 genome segment ACAACACCTCGACGGTGGTGCCGGAAGGCTCGCGTGCGCTCGGCGGCATCGGCTGCCACTACATGGTGACGTGGATGGACCGCGACACCGACACCTTCACGCACATGGGCGGCGAAGGCGTGACGTGGTCCGGGCAGGCGCCGTTCACCGAGACCGAGCACGTCTTCCAGAACCTGGGCGACGGCACGTTCTTCCACTCCGGCTCGCTGGCGGTGCGCCAGTCGGTGGCCACCGGGGTGAACATCACCTACAAGATCCTCTACAACGACGCCGTGGCGATGACCGGCGGCCAGCCGGTGGACGGCACGCTGTCGGTGCCGCAGATCGCGCACATGATGCGCGCCGAGGGCGTGGACACGATCGTCGTGGTCAGCGACGAGATCGGCAAGTGGAGCAAGCGCGAACTCTTCCCGACCGGCGTGGAGTTCTTCGACCGCGGCCGCCTGGACGAGGTGCAGAAGCAGCTGCGCACGGTCAAGGGCGTGTCCATCCTGATCTACGACCAGGTCTGCGCCACCGAGAAGCGTCGCCGCCGCAAGCGCGGCAAGCTGCCGGACCCGGCCAAGCGCACGATGGTCAACACGCTGGTCTGCGAAGGCTGCGGCGACTGCGGCGTGAAGAGCTTCTGCGTGTCGGTGCTGCCGAAGGAAACCGAGTTCGGCCGCAAGCGCGAGATCGACCAGTCCAACTGCAACAAGGACTTCCGCTGCGTCGACGGCTTCTGCCCCAGCTTCGTCACCGTGCATGGCGGCACGCCGCGCAAGGGCAAGAAAGCCAATGCGGCCGACCTGCTGGCCTCGCTGCCTGCCCCGGTGGTGAAGTCCGACCTGGCGCAGCCCTGGAACATCCTCATCACCGGCGTCGGTGGCACCGGCGTGGTGACCATCGGCGCGTTGCTCGGCATGGCCGGCCACCTGGAAGGCAAGGGTGCCAGCGTGCTCGACCAGACCGGCCTGGCGCAGAAGGGCGGCGCGGTGACCACGCACATCCGCATCGCGCGCACGCCGGAAGACATCCACGCCGTGCGCATCGCCGCGGGCGAAGCCGACCTGGTGCTGGGCTGCGACATGGTGGTGGTCAACGACTACTGGGTGCTGTCGAAGGTACGCGGCGAGCGCTCGCAGGTGGTGCTGAACACCTATGAGGCGATGCCGGGCACGTTCACCACGCATCCGGACATGCAGTTCCCGGCCACCGACATCGTCGCCGGCGTGAAGGTCGCGCTGGGTGGCCGCGAGCCGATGCTGGTCGATGCCACGCAGATCGCAACCGCACTGATCGGCGACGCGATCGGCAGCAACCTTTTCATGCTGGGCTACGCCTGGCAGCAGGGCCTGGTGCCGATCTCGTTCGACGCCATCATGCGCGCCGTCGAGCTCAATGGCGCCGCCATCGAGATGAACAAGACGGCCTTCGCGTGGGGCCGGCTGGCCGTGGTGAACCCGCAGGCGGTGCAGGAAGCCGCCGGCCTGATCCACAACACGCAGACCGAGAGCGAGCGCACGCCGGGCACGCTGCAGATCCTGCCGCCGGGCGAGTGGGAAAGCACCGAGTGGGGTTCCAACGCCGCGCTGCGCACGCCGGACAACGAGAACGAACTGCGCGGCCTGCCGGAAGGCAGTGCGGGCAACGGCGACAACGTGGCCTTCCTGCCGCTGGACGACCTGCGCCTGTCGCGCTCGCTGGACGAGCTGATCACGCGCCGCTCGGCCTTCCTCACCGACTACCAGGACAGCGCCTACGCCCGGCGCTACACCGACCTCGTCGCGAAGGTACGTGCGGCCGAGAACGTGAAGGCGCCGGGTTCCACCGCGCTGACCGAGGCCGTGGCCCGCTATTTCTTCAAGCTGATGGCCTACAAGGACGAGTACGAAGTCGCGCGCCTGTACACCAGCGGTGATTTCCAGCGCCGGCTGCAGCAGCAGTTCGATGGCGACTACCAGGTGCGTTTCCACCTGGCGCCGCCGCTGCTGGCCAAGAAGGACGCGCAGGGTCGCCTGATCAAGAAGGAATACGGCCCGTGGATGTTCAAGGCCTTCGGCCTGCTGGCGAAGCTGCGCTTCCTGCGCGGCGGCACGTTCGACGTGTTCGGTTACACCGACGAGCGCAAGAGCGAGCGCCAGCTGATCGCCGACTACGAAAAGACCGTCGCTGAACTGCTGGCCGCGCTGGATGGCGGCAAGCTGGGCCTGGCGGTGGAGATCGCCAGCATCCCCGAGCACATCCGCGGCTATGGCCACGTCAAGGAAAAGCACCTGCACGCGGCGAAGGCACGCGAGGCGGAA includes the following:
- a CDS encoding indolepyruvate ferredoxin oxidoreductase family protein, encoding MTSTAELTSPSSANTPQIGVLDNDYTLEHKYTRTDGRIYLSGVQALVRLPLMQRLRDQAAGLNTAGFISGYRGSPLGGFDLELWRARKHLEAAAVKFTPGLNEDLGATMVWGTQQTNLFPGAKVDGVYSMWYGKGPGVDRCGDVFKHGNAAGTSQHGGVLALAADDHNCRSSTLPHGSEDEFVSAMMPVLNPAGVQDILDLGLVGWAMSRYTGRWIGFKTIAETVESSASVQVDPFARTIVLPEDFDMPMGGLNIRWPNPPLDQEMRLHKYAVAAAQAFARANNVDRIVLDSPRARLGIVTTGKSYLDVLQALEYLGLDEQACADIGIRVYKVGMTWPLEPVGIANFARGLEDIVVVEEKRAFIERQMKEYFYNWPANAGTRPSIVGKYDEAGEWILPSTGELTPATIAGVIGRRIQRFFTTESIEQRLRWMEDKEAEMALPRANFPRVPHYCSGCPHNTSTVVPEGSRALGGIGCHYMVTWMDRDTDTFTHMGGEGVTWSGQAPFTETEHVFQNLGDGTFFHSGSLAVRQSVATGVNITYKILYNDAVAMTGGQPVDGTLSVPQIAHMMRAEGVDTIVVVSDEIGKWSKRELFPTGVEFFDRGRLDEVQKQLRTVKGVSILIYDQVCATEKRRRRKRGKLPDPAKRTMVNTLVCEGCGDCGVKSFCVSVLPKETEFGRKREIDQSNCNKDFRCVDGFCPSFVTVHGGTPRKGKKANAADLLASLPAPVVKSDLAQPWNILITGVGGTGVVTIGALLGMAGHLEGKGASVLDQTGLAQKGGAVTTHIRIARTPEDIHAVRIAAGEADLVLGCDMVVVNDYWVLSKVRGERSQVVLNTYEAMPGTFTTHPDMQFPATDIVAGVKVALGGREPMLVDATQIATALIGDAIGSNLFMLGYAWQQGLVPISFDAIMRAVELNGAAIEMNKTAFAWGRLAVVNPQAVQEAAGLIHNTQTESERTPGTLQILPPGEWESTEWGSNAALRTPDNENELRGLPEGSAGNGDNVAFLPLDDLRLSRSLDELITRRSAFLTDYQDSAYARRYTDLVAKVRAAENVKAPGSTALTEAVARYFFKLMAYKDEYEVARLYTSGDFQRRLQQQFDGDYQVRFHLAPPLLAKKDAQGRLIKKEYGPWMFKAFGLLAKLRFLRGGTFDVFGYTDERKSERQLIADYEKTVAELLAALDGGKLGLAVEIASIPEHIRGYGHVKEKHLHAAKAREAELLATWRNPRALHIVQAA